The following proteins are co-located in the Deltaproteobacteria bacterium HGW-Deltaproteobacteria-2 genome:
- a CDS encoding lipoprotein-releasing system ATP-binding protein LolD: protein MIILENLSKTFIKDGNRIEVLRGLNLEIKKGDSLAILGASGAGKSTLIHILGILDHPTEGCLSINGINVFEWVEKKKAHFRNSTIGFVFQFNNLLPEFNALENAMMPALISGMSRKQASEKACKLLGEVGLEHRIKHKPGELSGGEQQRVAIARALVMEPEILLVDEPTGNLDTETGKKIEDILVNLNTTKKITLVAVTHNNLLAERMSNRIFLRDGRIYDYK, encoded by the coding sequence ATGATTATTCTGGAAAATTTGTCAAAAACATTTATTAAAGACGGCAATAGAATTGAAGTCTTACGCGGTCTTAATTTGGAAATTAAAAAAGGTGACTCCCTGGCGATTCTTGGTGCTTCCGGTGCCGGCAAAAGTACACTAATTCATATTCTGGGCATATTGGATCATCCTACAGAAGGTTGCCTTTCCATTAACGGCATAAATGTTTTTGAATGGGTAGAGAAGAAAAAGGCTCATTTTCGCAATTCGACAATTGGGTTTGTTTTTCAATTTAATAATTTACTTCCGGAATTCAATGCCTTGGAAAACGCCATGATGCCGGCTTTAATCAGCGGAATGTCCAGGAAACAAGCATCAGAAAAAGCTTGCAAATTGCTCGGTGAAGTTGGATTAGAACATAGAATAAAACACAAACCTGGAGAATTGTCCGGCGGTGAACAACAGCGCGTGGCTATCGCCCGTGCATTAGTAATGGAGCCGGAAATATTGCTTGTTGATGAACCTACAGGAAATCTTGACACGGAAACAGGAAAAAAGATAGAAGACATTTTGGTTAATTTAAATACAACAAAAAAAATTACACTTGTCGCTGTAACTCATAACAATTTGCTGGCAGAAAGGATGTCCAACAGGATTTTCCTTCGTGATGGGAGAATTTATGACTATAAATAA
- a CDS encoding lipoprotein-releasing system transmembrane subunit LolC, with protein MPYELFISRRYLSAKRKQIFVSIITFISIFGIFLGVAALIIVLAVMNGFEEDLRTKILGIKSHIELTTDMTGPMKDYQNVQERIANVEGVVASTPFIYSQAMIRNGNGVTGVVIRALDTQSAFKVINLGKIKEGNIEYLNKIPQEISPNYKNENVPLEGIIIGKEMARNMGIFLYDPITIISPVSIATPMGMVPRMKKFIVVGIFESGFYEYDSTLAYLSLKSCQDFLQMGDTVTGIDIKVNDIYKADSIAKNVQSKLGFPFWAQNWMQMNKNFFSALKLEKRVMFIILSLIVLVAAFNIISALIMIVMEKSKDIAILKSMGATSRSIMKIFIYQGLIIGVIGTTLGCIAGVAIALNIQKVSLFVEKIFHFKILPGDVYYLSELPSKVNYGDVAIIVAGTLLICFLSTIYPSLRASKSDPAEALRYE; from the coding sequence ATACCTTATGAACTTTTTATAAGTAGGCGTTATTTAAGCGCCAAGCGCAAACAAATATTTGTTTCGATTATTACATTTATATCGATCTTTGGTATTTTTTTAGGTGTAGCGGCCTTGATTATTGTGTTGGCTGTTATGAATGGATTTGAAGAAGACTTGCGTACAAAGATACTGGGAATTAAATCTCACATTGAATTAACAACCGATATGACCGGTCCCATGAAAGATTATCAAAACGTTCAGGAACGGATTGCTAATGTAGAAGGAGTTGTTGCTTCGACTCCGTTTATTTACAGCCAGGCGATGATCCGTAATGGTAATGGTGTTACCGGTGTGGTTATCCGTGCTTTGGATACCCAAAGTGCTTTTAAAGTGATCAATCTTGGAAAAATAAAAGAAGGTAATATTGAGTATCTCAATAAAATCCCGCAAGAGATTTCCCCGAACTACAAAAACGAAAATGTGCCTCTTGAAGGAATTATAATAGGCAAAGAAATGGCCCGCAATATGGGGATTTTTCTTTATGATCCTATAACCATTATTTCGCCGGTAAGTATTGCCACTCCGATGGGTATGGTGCCGCGCATGAAAAAATTTATTGTTGTTGGTATTTTTGAATCCGGATTCTATGAATACGATTCCACGCTGGCCTATTTATCTTTAAAAAGCTGTCAGGATTTTTTGCAAATGGGCGATACTGTTACGGGAATTGATATTAAAGTCAACGATATTTACAAGGCCGATAGTATTGCAAAGAATGTTCAAAGTAAATTGGGTTTTCCCTTTTGGGCGCAAAACTGGATGCAGATGAATAAGAACTTTTTTTCCGCTTTAAAACTGGAGAAACGCGTTATGTTCATTATTCTGAGCCTGATAGTTCTCGTTGCCGCTTTTAATATAATCAGTGCGTTGATAATGATTGTTATGGAAAAAAGTAAAGATATCGCCATTTTGAAATCAATGGGGGCAACTTCCCGCAGCATTATGAAAATATTTATTTATCAGGGTCTGATTATTGGTGTTATCGGTACGACTCTGGGATGTATTGCCGGAGTAGCCATAGCCTTAAATATCCAAAAAGTGTCACTTTTTGTGGAGAAAATTTTCCACTTCAAAATTTTACCCGGCGATGTTTATTACTTAAGTGAGCTTCCATCTAAGGTTAATTATGGCGACGTTGCTATAATTGTTGCCGGTACGCTGCTCATTTGTTTCTTGTCAACAATTTATCCTTCTTTAAGAGCTTCGAAATCAGATCCGGCTGAAGCATTAAGGTACGAATAA
- the lysS gene encoding lysine--tRNA ligase: MEDSDLLKIRLEKISDLKDAGIDLYPNDIKPQNTTAEIFAQFGVSDNEVLAKLTGSFSIAGRLMAMRNFGKAAFVKIQDYKGQIQCYVAKNILSAEEYFVFKKLDIGDIIYISGKLFRTKTGELTIEAQNLRLLSKSIRPLPEKWHGLTDIETRYRQRYLDLIANPKVKEIFYRRSRIIQLIRQYMDKHDFLEVETPMMQPRAGGAVARPFKTHHNALNMDFYLRIAPELYLKRLVTGGLERVYEINRSFRNEGIDSFHNPEFTMMEFYWGYANYEDLMSFTEELFSFIAKNIFDGLKFTYQGMEIDLTPPWKRLSVKDALLQMAGMEPTDLTDPTRAIDFARKVGCDVKETDPLGKIHMAIFDEVVEKKLIQPTFVTDYPVAVSPLSRRSNTDPELVDRFELYISGREIANAFSELNDPADQRERFLQQLHEREAGDDEAHEMDEDYIRTLEYAMPPTAGEGIGIDRLAMLFTDSASIREVILFPLLRTKQE, from the coding sequence ATGGAAGATAGTGATCTTTTAAAGATCCGTTTGGAAAAAATATCTGACTTAAAAGACGCCGGGATTGATTTATATCCTAACGATATCAAGCCACAAAATACAACAGCGGAAATATTTGCTCAATTTGGTGTCTCCGACAACGAAGTTCTGGCAAAATTAACAGGCAGTTTTTCTATTGCCGGGCGTTTAATGGCCATGCGTAATTTCGGAAAAGCTGCGTTTGTCAAAATTCAAGATTATAAGGGCCAAATTCAATGTTACGTAGCCAAAAACATTCTCAGCGCTGAGGAGTACTTCGTTTTTAAGAAACTGGATATCGGCGATATTATTTATATTTCCGGGAAACTCTTTCGCACAAAGACCGGAGAATTAACTATCGAAGCTCAGAATTTACGCTTGCTTTCCAAGTCCATACGCCCCCTGCCGGAAAAGTGGCATGGTCTTACTGATATCGAAACAAGATATCGCCAGAGATATCTTGATTTAATTGCCAATCCCAAAGTCAAAGAAATCTTTTACCGGCGCAGCCGTATTATTCAGCTTATTCGTCAATATATGGACAAGCATGATTTCCTGGAAGTGGAAACACCGATGATGCAGCCGCGCGCCGGTGGCGCTGTGGCCCGGCCTTTTAAAACCCATCATAATGCGCTCAACATGGATTTTTATCTGCGGATTGCTCCCGAACTTTATTTAAAACGTCTGGTTACCGGCGGTCTGGAAAGAGTTTATGAAATAAATCGCAGCTTCCGCAATGAGGGGATTGATTCCTTTCATAACCCGGAATTTACCATGATGGAGTTTTACTGGGGTTATGCGAATTATGAAGACTTGATGTCCTTTACGGAAGAGCTATTCAGTTTTATCGCTAAAAATATTTTCGATGGGCTTAAGTTCACCTATCAGGGTATGGAAATTGACTTGACACCACCCTGGAAGCGACTCTCCGTTAAGGATGCACTTTTACAAATGGCCGGAATGGAACCAACTGACCTGACCGATCCAACCAGAGCTATTGATTTTGCCCGGAAGGTCGGCTGCGATGTCAAAGAAACCGACCCGCTCGGAAAAATTCACATGGCCATTTTCGACGAAGTGGTCGAAAAGAAGCTTATCCAGCCGACATTTGTGACCGATTATCCTGTTGCGGTATCCCCCCTATCCCGCAGATCCAACACTGATCCGGAACTTGTTGACCGCTTTGAACTCTACATTTCCGGTCGGGAAATTGCCAATGCCTTTTCGGAGTTAAACGATCCTGCCGATCAGAGAGAAAGATTTCTGCAGCAATTACATGAAAGGGAAGCTGGCGATGACGAAGCTCACGAAATGGACGAAGATTATATTCGAACATTGGAATATGCTATGCCGCCGACAGCCGGTGAAGGTATCGGCATTGACCGCCTTGCAATGCTTTTTACCGACTCAGCCTCTATCAGAGAAGTCATTTTATTCCCGCTCCTGAGAACTAAACAGGAATAA
- a CDS encoding single-stranded DNA-binding protein: MINKAILIGRLGKDPDVRYTPDGTMVTTFRLATDEQWKDKNGEKVQRTEWHQIVTYRKLAEICGNYLVKGKLVFIEGRIQTRSWEDKEGVKRYTTEIIANDMKMLDSKGQNKTEDASFDATSGSSNDGNTPVDDVPF, encoded by the coding sequence ATGATAAACAAAGCGATATTGATCGGAAGACTGGGAAAAGATCCTGATGTACGTTATACACCGGATGGCACAATGGTAACTACCTTTAGGCTGGCCACCGATGAGCAGTGGAAAGATAAAAATGGCGAGAAAGTACAAAGAACAGAATGGCACCAGATTGTTACCTACAGAAAATTAGCAGAAATCTGCGGCAATTATCTGGTAAAAGGGAAATTGGTTTTTATTGAGGGCCGTATTCAAACCCGTTCATGGGAAGATAAGGAAGGCGTTAAACGTTACACAACGGAAATTATTGCCAACGATATGAAGATGCTTGATTCCAAAGGGCAAAATAAAACAGAAGATGCATCTTTCGATGCCACGTCCGGAAGCTCCAATGATGGCAACACACCGGTGGACGACGTTCCATTTTAA
- a CDS encoding twin-arginine translocase TatA/TatE family subunit, with protein MFGIGMPELLIILVIILIIFGVGKLPEIGSALGKGIKNFKKTMNDNNEIANQPPKKEEEKK; from the coding sequence ATGTTTGGAATAGGTATGCCGGAATTACTAATAATATTAGTAATTATTTTAATTATCTTTGGTGTAGGAAAATTGCCGGAAATTGGTTCTGCCTTAGGTAAAGGAATCAAAAACTTCAAGAAAACGATGAACGATAATAACGAAATTGCTAATCAACCACCAAAGAAAGAAGAAGAAAAAAAATAA
- a CDS encoding inositol monophosphatase gives MTQWKLFAMDIAQKSGFLLKEKFNNTHKIQYKGAIDIVTEADKMSEDLIIEAIKRKFPDHGILSEESPAITGAGKLRWIIDPLDGTTNYSHGYPVFCVSIALEKEGTIVLGVIYDPMREDMFVAVHGEGAYLNEKKLKVSSVGNISRSLLATGFPYDIRESKDNNLDHFNAMAIKVQAIRRAGSAALDLAYLAAGRFDGFWELKLKPWDTAAGCLMVTEAGGVISDIAGGKWHLQSPNLLASNGLIHEQMIEVLSSKS, from the coding sequence ATGACGCAATGGAAGTTATTTGCCATGGATATAGCACAAAAATCAGGTTTTCTATTGAAAGAAAAGTTCAACAACACACATAAAATTCAGTATAAAGGAGCTATTGACATTGTTACCGAAGCGGATAAAATGTCAGAAGATTTGATTATTGAAGCAATAAAACGTAAATTCCCTGATCATGGAATTTTATCGGAAGAATCTCCGGCGATCACTGGTGCCGGTAAATTGCGTTGGATAATCGATCCCCTGGATGGCACAACAAATTATTCTCACGGATATCCTGTCTTTTGCGTCTCTATCGCATTGGAAAAAGAAGGTACAATTGTGTTGGGTGTAATTTACGATCCGATGAGGGAAGATATGTTTGTCGCTGTACACGGTGAAGGAGCTTATTTAAATGAGAAGAAATTAAAAGTTTCTTCAGTCGGGAATATTTCACGCAGTCTTCTGGCTACCGGGTTTCCTTACGACATTCGTGAAAGTAAAGACAACAATCTTGATCATTTTAACGCTATGGCTATAAAAGTTCAGGCTATCAGACGTGCCGGATCGGCAGCTTTAGACCTTGCCTATCTTGCTGCCGGACGATTTGATGGTTTTTGGGAACTGAAATTAAAACCCTGGGACACAGCCGCAGGCTGTCTCATGGTTACAGAGGCTGGCGGCGTCATTTCCGACATCGCGGGGGGCAAGTGGCATTTGCAGTCGCCGAACCTTCTGGCAAGTAACGGTTTGATTCACGAGCAGATGATAGAAGTTTTAAGTTCAAAGTCTTAA
- a CDS encoding polyamine ABC transporter ATP-binding protein produces the protein MEEKNPIIVVKDLAARFGNNVVFEGVNFQVYEGEVLVIVGASGCGKSTLLKIMIGLQKPYSGQVLYQGMDITSAEEEELNQYRQNIGVLFQSSALFGSMTIRENIELPLQEYTDLDPATIDAIIRMKLGLVNLTGYENHHPSELSGGMKKRAGIARAMALDPRVLFFDELSAGLDPVTAAELDDLIIKTEEALGTTMVIVTHELESIYKIAHRVLMLDKEAKGIIAEGKPLELKEQATDPRVKSFFLRQKPAASDEQRFYVS, from the coding sequence ATCGAAGAAAAAAATCCAATTATTGTTGTCAAAGATTTGGCCGCGCGTTTTGGTAATAATGTGGTGTTTGAAGGCGTAAACTTTCAGGTTTATGAAGGCGAAGTTCTGGTAATTGTCGGTGCCAGCGGTTGCGGAAAATCGACATTGCTCAAAATCATGATTGGTTTGCAAAAACCTTATTCCGGACAGGTTCTGTATCAGGGAATGGATATTACCAGTGCCGAAGAAGAAGAACTCAACCAATACAGACAGAATATAGGTGTCCTGTTTCAGTCCAGTGCGCTGTTTGGTTCTATGACAATTAGAGAAAACATCGAACTGCCATTACAGGAATATACGGATCTTGATCCGGCCACTATCGATGCTATTATTAGAATGAAATTAGGCCTGGTCAATTTAACAGGCTATGAAAATCATCATCCATCGGAACTTTCGGGCGGCATGAAAAAAAGAGCCGGCATAGCCCGGGCCATGGCTTTGGACCCTCGCGTGCTTTTTTTTGACGAATTGTCCGCCGGACTTGACCCGGTTACTGCCGCGGAGCTGGACGATTTGATCATCAAAACCGAAGAAGCTTTGGGAACAACTATGGTCATCGTGACCCACGAACTAGAATCTATTTACAAAATAGCTCATAGAGTGTTAATGTTGGATAAAGAAGCGAAAGGTATTATTGCCGAAGGCAAACCGTTGGAATTAAAAGAACAGGCGACAGATCCACGGGTAAAAAGTTTCTTTTTGCGCCAGAAGCCCGCAGCTTCTGATGAACAGAGGTTTTATGTCAGCTAA
- a CDS encoding serine--tRNA ligase, giving the protein MLDIKYLRQNIDLVRKKMDERGQNIDFDRFLGLDAKRRDILQAVETLRNERNSVSKQVGELKKKKEDASALIGKMGDVSTKIKEYDESLKVTEEELNSFVMIVPNIQHESVPQGQSSEDNPVVRTWGEKPVFSFEPKQHFELGESLNILDFARGAKITGARFTVYRGAGAQLERALFNFMLDLHTGKHGYTEVLTPFMVNAESMTGTGQLPKFKEDLFKIEGMEYYLIPTAEVPVTNIYREEILEEEKLPIYLVAYSPCFRSEAGSYGKDTRGLIRQHQFNKVEMVKFSQPETSYDELEKLTANAEEVLKKLGIAYRTVCLCTADLGFSSAKTYDVEAWMPGQNTYREISSCSNFEDFQARRAAIRFRRKESGKVEFVHTLNGSGLAVGRTVVAILENYQQADGSVIIPEALRPYMRGLERITP; this is encoded by the coding sequence ATGTTAGATATTAAGTATTTAAGACAAAACATCGATCTTGTCCGTAAAAAAATGGATGAACGCGGTCAGAATATAGATTTTGATCGATTCTTGGGTTTGGACGCTAAGAGACGTGACATTTTGCAGGCGGTGGAAACGCTTCGCAATGAGCGCAACAGTGTTTCTAAACAAGTTGGCGAACTCAAGAAGAAGAAAGAGGACGCTTCGGCTCTTATCGGGAAGATGGGAGACGTTTCGACAAAGATAAAAGAATATGACGAAAGTCTCAAGGTGACGGAAGAAGAACTTAATTCTTTTGTCATGATTGTGCCGAATATTCAGCATGAATCTGTTCCGCAGGGCCAGAGCTCCGAAGATAATCCGGTGGTGCGTACCTGGGGTGAAAAACCGGTTTTCAGTTTTGAACCCAAACAGCATTTTGAACTTGGCGAAAGCTTGAATATTCTGGATTTCGCGCGTGGTGCAAAAATAACCGGAGCACGTTTTACAGTTTATAGAGGTGCAGGGGCTCAGCTTGAGAGAGCACTGTTCAATTTTATGCTGGATTTGCATACGGGAAAACACGGTTACACTGAAGTGTTGACACCTTTTATGGTCAATGCCGAAAGCATGACCGGTACCGGTCAGTTGCCGAAATTTAAGGAAGATCTTTTTAAAATTGAAGGTATGGAATATTATCTGATTCCGACAGCGGAAGTTCCGGTAACCAATATTTACCGCGAAGAAATTCTGGAAGAAGAGAAGCTGCCTATTTATTTAGTAGCTTATTCTCCCTGTTTCCGTTCGGAAGCCGGATCTTACGGCAAAGATACACGGGGATTGATCCGTCAGCATCAGTTCAATAAAGTGGAAATGGTGAAGTTTTCCCAGCCGGAAACTTCTTATGACGAGTTGGAAAAACTGACTGCCAATGCGGAAGAAGTTCTTAAAAAACTAGGAATTGCTTATCGCACTGTTTGCCTTTGCACGGCTGATCTGGGGTTTTCTTCGGCTAAAACTTATGATGTGGAAGCCTGGATGCCGGGACAAAATACGTATCGGGAAATTTCTTCATGTAGTAATTTTGAAGATTTTCAGGCGCGTCGCGCAGCTATTCGGTTTCGTCGAAAAGAAAGCGGTAAGGTTGAGTTTGTACATACATTAAATGGATCCGGTCTTGCTGTGGGAAGAACGGTTGTGGCGATACTGGAAAATTATCAGCAGGCTGATGGCAGTGTTATCATACCGGAAGCTTTGCGTCCCTATATGAGAGGACTGGAACGAATTACTCCTTAA
- the mviN gene encoding murein biosynthesis integral membrane protein MurJ: MEKTKNSENAKVAKAAGVVGAATMVSRISGMLRDIVIAAFFGANWMTDAFWVAFRIPNMLRRLLGEGSLTISFVPVFTEYLQKKTKEEAFELANNTFTILSIILVVVSMLGILFSPLIVGIIAPGFISDPQKFSLAVFLNRLMFPYIFFVALVALCMGILNSFRHFAAPALSPVMLNIAMIAAAFTLRPFFAEPITALAVGVLIGGLLQLALQWPFLKNFGFKLKLIVNLHHPGIKQIGLLMIPAILGAGVTTINVVVGTVLASLLPGGSVTYLFYADRIMELPLGVFAIAIGTAALPSFSNHVAAGKIDELKSSISFSLRLMLFLTIPAMVALMALNLPIISVLFQRGAFDTRAAVYTSQALLCYALGLWAFATIRVFVSSFYSLQDSKWPLKAAIVTLIVNVLAALALMYPLKHNGIALAGSIAASVNVLVLAFVLKRKIGTYLDRSFFVSIFKIIISALVMLVAIYLFDLLNPWNTYAAFRIRLLYLTTSIIIGAGVFFICAFFMKSPEMHAVVDMVKRKLTSS, translated from the coding sequence ATGGAAAAAACAAAAAATTCGGAAAACGCAAAAGTCGCCAAAGCTGCCGGAGTTGTGGGTGCGGCAACGATGGTCAGCCGTATTTCTGGAATGCTGAGAGATATTGTTATCGCCGCTTTTTTTGGCGCTAATTGGATGACTGACGCGTTCTGGGTGGCTTTTCGAATTCCGAACATGCTCAGACGTCTGCTGGGTGAAGGATCTCTAACCATTTCCTTTGTTCCTGTTTTTACCGAATACCTCCAGAAAAAAACAAAAGAAGAAGCCTTCGAACTGGCTAATAACACTTTTACCATCCTTTCCATAATTTTAGTCGTTGTATCGATGTTGGGCATTCTCTTCTCTCCTCTGATTGTCGGAATAATCGCTCCCGGTTTCATTTCCGATCCTCAGAAGTTTTCACTGGCTGTTTTTTTGAACCGTCTGATGTTTCCTTATATATTTTTTGTTGCGCTTGTCGCTTTATGCATGGGTATTTTAAATTCATTCAGACATTTTGCAGCACCTGCGCTCTCTCCGGTAATGTTAAACATTGCCATGATTGCGGCGGCATTTACTTTGCGTCCATTTTTTGCCGAACCTATTACAGCTCTGGCAGTTGGAGTCCTGATTGGAGGTCTTCTGCAACTGGCCTTGCAGTGGCCTTTTTTGAAGAATTTCGGTTTCAAACTGAAACTTATAGTGAACCTGCACCATCCTGGAATTAAACAGATAGGCCTGTTAATGATTCCGGCCATCTTGGGTGCCGGTGTGACTACTATCAATGTTGTTGTTGGGACTGTTTTGGCTTCACTGCTTCCGGGCGGTTCGGTAACCTATCTTTTTTATGCCGACAGAATTATGGAATTACCACTGGGAGTATTTGCCATTGCCATCGGAACGGCGGCTTTGCCCAGTTTTTCCAATCATGTTGCTGCCGGTAAAATTGATGAATTAAAATCGAGCATTTCTTTTTCCCTGCGCCTGATGCTTTTTTTAACCATTCCGGCCATGGTTGCTTTAATGGCTCTGAACCTGCCGATTATTTCCGTATTGTTTCAACGGGGCGCTTTTGATACTAGAGCCGCCGTTTATACAAGTCAGGCTTTATTATGTTACGCGCTTGGTCTTTGGGCTTTTGCAACCATCCGCGTATTTGTTTCTTCTTTCTATTCCCTTCAGGATTCCAAATGGCCACTTAAAGCTGCCATTGTTACATTGATAGTGAATGTACTGGCTGCCCTTGCCTTGATGTATCCTTTAAAACATAATGGTATTGCTCTGGCTGGTTCAATTGCAGCTTCGGTCAATGTCCTTGTTCTGGCTTTTGTCTTAAAAAGAAAAATTGGGACATATCTCGACCGCTCTTTTTTTGTATCAATTTTTAAAATTATAATATCCGCTCTTGTTATGCTGGTGGCGATCTATCTTTTTGATTTACTAAATCCCTGGAATACTTATGCCGCATTTAGAATAAGATTACTGTATCTTACGACTTCCATTATTATAGGGGCTGGCGTTTTCTTTATCTGTGCTTTTTTTATGAAAAGTCCGGAAATGCATGCTGTTGTCGATATGGTCAAAAGGAAATTAACCAGTTCATAA
- a CDS encoding YggU family protein — MPLTDMVFLRESKKGLTFDIHVIPHASRVEIVGVQEGALKVKVTVPPVEGAANEACIKLLAKELGLKRSQMEIASGAKSRKKTIMVKDISKVELETKINNFCKTN, encoded by the coding sequence ATGCCTTTGACTGATATGGTTTTTTTGAGAGAGTCAAAAAAAGGCCTGACTTTTGATATTCACGTAATCCCTCACGCTTCCCGTGTAGAAATAGTGGGCGTGCAGGAAGGTGCTTTAAAAGTCAAGGTTACCGTGCCACCTGTAGAAGGAGCGGCCAACGAGGCTTGCATAAAATTATTAGCCAAAGAACTGGGACTAAAGAGAAGTCAGATGGAAATAGCTTCCGGCGCGAAATCACGAAAAAAAACAATTATGGTTAAAGATATAAGCAAGGTGGAATTGGAAACGAAAATAAATAATTTCTGCAAAACCAATTAG
- the proC gene encoding pyrroline-5-carboxylate reductase, with protein sequence MLKDKKIAVIGGGKMGSIIAEGLIAHKIVPAKNIIVTDIDAARLKILRSSLKLKVSHDNEKSVKDADIIILAVKPQNMAATLQGISPAVNKSKIVISIAAGITTNFIEKFFTKGVRVIRVMPNTPALIGEGAAAVAKGSCAKKSDVKLAHTIFNAVGISVEVEEALIDAVTGLSGSGPAYCFLIIEALIDAGEQMGLPRDLATKLTMQTMLGAARLCIHSDKQPAQLREMVTSPGGTTVAGLKALEEGNIRSTIISAVKAATKRSKELAGGK encoded by the coding sequence ATGCTTAAAGATAAAAAGATAGCCGTTATTGGCGGCGGGAAAATGGGAAGTATCATTGCCGAAGGTTTAATTGCGCATAAAATTGTTCCTGCTAAAAACATCATCGTTACAGACATTGACGCCGCAAGGCTTAAAATACTTCGTTCTTCTTTAAAATTAAAAGTTTCTCATGATAATGAAAAATCCGTCAAAGATGCGGATATAATAATACTTGCCGTTAAACCGCAAAATATGGCCGCAACACTCCAGGGAATAAGCCCCGCTGTTAATAAATCAAAAATAGTGATTTCCATTGCTGCAGGAATCACGACAAATTTTATTGAAAAATTCTTCACCAAAGGAGTTCGAGTTATAAGAGTAATGCCTAATACACCGGCGCTTATCGGCGAGGGAGCGGCAGCAGTAGCCAAAGGAAGCTGTGCTAAGAAAAGCGATGTCAAATTGGCGCATACTATTTTCAATGCCGTCGGTATCAGCGTTGAAGTCGAGGAAGCTCTTATAGATGCGGTAACCGGCCTGAGCGGCAGTGGTCCAGCTTATTGTTTTTTGATAATTGAAGCGCTTATCGACGCCGGAGAACAAATGGGTCTGCCGCGGGATTTAGCGACAAAACTTACCATGCAAACCATGCTGGGAGCCGCCCGCCTCTGTATCCACAGCGATAAACAACCGGCGCAATTAAGGGAGATGGTTACATCGCCCGGAGGTACTACAGTTGCCGGCCTCAAAGCGCTGGAAGAAGGGAACATCCGGTCAACAATTATTTCCGCCGTCAAAGCAGCGACAAAAAGATCTAAAGAATTAGCCGGCGGCAAATAA